In a single window of the Chondrocystis sp. NIES-4102 genome:
- a CDS encoding hypothetical protein (similar to prohormone convertase): protein MNSNIPNDPLFNLQWHLNNTGQSGGTIGADINLGNTWDTITGKGVVVGIVDDGLQYTHPELQGQYRPDLSYDFANNDNDPNPSGGVGSLSDGHGTEVAGIIAAKGNNGIGVSGVARDASLAGLKLNFSSPGIPINQFDAQIAAALAYKNQEIDIYNASWEISNSLYKPGELTTNAIADSITNGRGGLGNIYIFAAGNDGESNGNVNYNSLASSRYTIAVGAIDHNGVKSSYSSPGASLLISAYTNGDDQGLTTTDLLGDAGYNYQSLTDFDPDYTQGFNGTSASAPIVSGVVALMLEANPNLSWRDVQHILIETAQQNDPTNKDWVQNAAGYEINHQYGFGAVNAGAAVDLAQTWTAVTPEIAINSPVIDVNTTIADNNPVGVTSTTTIADNISVEWVEVTASANLIQPDLDLVLTSPDGTKSILSQQGSESNNNQQWVFSSARHWGERSAGQWSLSVIDRQASESEKIWNSDWQLKLYGTNANNTASSAVNSNSIYRFFDNISGTHLYTATEVEKNYIQTNLSNYTFEGAVYNAGNPEIVADSLAPVYRFFNQQTGTYLYTISETEKASIQNNLSNYNFEGEVFSAYTTAVEGSIPVYRFYDSQSNSHFYTASAAEVEAVTNNLPNYQYEDIAYYVLPIETV from the coding sequence ATGAATAGTAACATCCCCAACGACCCTTTATTTAATCTACAGTGGCATCTTAACAATACTGGACAGAGTGGGGGGACTATCGGCGCAGATATAAACTTAGGCAATACTTGGGACACAATTACTGGTAAGGGGGTAGTTGTGGGAATAGTAGATGATGGTTTGCAATACACTCATCCTGAGCTTCAGGGTCAGTATCGCCCAGATCTAAGCTATGATTTTGCTAACAATGATAATGATCCTAATCCGAGTGGGGGAGTAGGCAGTCTCAGTGATGGTCATGGGACTGAAGTAGCAGGAATTATTGCAGCTAAGGGAAATAATGGTATTGGGGTGAGTGGTGTTGCACGTGATGCCTCGTTAGCAGGGTTAAAGCTAAATTTTAGCTCTCCAGGGATTCCTATTAATCAATTCGATGCTCAAATTGCAGCAGCTTTAGCCTATAAAAATCAAGAAATAGATATTTATAATGCCAGTTGGGAAATCAGCAATTCCCTATATAAACCAGGAGAATTAACTACAAATGCGATCGCTGATAGCATTACTAACGGTAGGGGTGGATTAGGAAATATTTATATATTTGCAGCAGGAAATGACGGCGAAAGTAATGGCAACGTTAATTACAATAGTCTAGCCAGTTCCCGTTATACCATAGCTGTCGGAGCAATTGATCATAATGGTGTTAAATCTAGCTATAGTAGCCCTGGAGCATCTTTACTTATTTCTGCCTATACTAATGGCGATGATCAAGGTTTAACTACGACAGATTTATTAGGTGATGCTGGATATAATTATCAGTCCTTAACAGATTTCGATCCCGATTATACCCAAGGGTTTAATGGGACATCTGCTTCTGCGCCCATTGTTTCTGGTGTAGTTGCCTTAATGTTAGAAGCCAATCCTAATCTTAGTTGGCGTGATGTACAGCATATACTTATAGAGACTGCTCAACAAAATGATCCAACTAATAAAGATTGGGTACAAAATGCTGCAGGATATGAAATTAATCATCAATATGGCTTTGGTGCAGTCAATGCAGGTGCTGCTGTAGATTTGGCGCAAACTTGGACAGCAGTTACACCAGAAATAGCCATAAACTCGCCAGTAATCGATGTTAACACTACAATTGCCGATAATAATCCTGTAGGTGTTACCTCTACTACTACTATTGCTGATAATATTAGTGTTGAATGGGTAGAAGTAACTGCCAGTGCTAATTTAATTCAGCCAGATTTAGATTTAGTTTTAACATCCCCTGACGGAACAAAATCTATTTTATCCCAACAGGGATCGGAATCTAATAATAATCAACAATGGGTTTTTTCCTCGGCGCGTCATTGGGGAGAAAGATCAGCAGGGCAATGGAGTCTGTCTGTAATTGATCGTCAAGCTTCCGAAAGCGAGAAAATCTGGAATTCTGACTGGCAACTTAAACTTTATGGAACTAATGCCAATAATACTGCTTCTTCCGCAGTTAATTCTAATTCTATTTATCGTTTTTTCGATAACATTTCTGGCACACATCTTTATACCGCTACGGAAGTTGAAAAGAATTATATTCAAACTAATTTAAGCAACTATACCTTTGAGGGTGCTGTGTATAATGCAGGCAATCCAGAAATTGTAGCAGATAGCCTTGCTCCTGTTTATCGCTTCTTCAATCAGCAGACAGGTACATATTTATATACTATTAGCGAAACGGAAAAAGCATCTATCCAAAATAATTTGAGTAACTATAACTTTGAAGGGGAAGTATTTTCTGCTTATACAACTGCGGTAGAAGGTTCAATTCCTGTTTACCGTTTTTATGATAGCCAATCAAATAGTCATTTTTATACAGCTTCTGCTGCTGAAGTGGAGGCGGTGACTAATAATCTGCCCAATTATCAATATGAAGATATAGCTTATTATGTATTGCCTATAGAAACAGTGTAG
- a CDS encoding RNA binding S1 domain protein: MSDSTSSSKSAQAFSMEDFENALQKYDYDFAKGQKVQGTVVQITSDGAYVDIGGKSPGFVPTNEAALGFVANLETVLPVGTTHEFIIIREQDSEGQVTLSIRQLSLDKAWTEIKEMADTGKSTQIRVTGANKGGVTGEVSGLRAFIPRSHLQQRDNLESLTGQLLTATFLEVNQETRKIVLSQRDAMRAVAMDSIAAGALMSGRIVNIKPYGVFVDLDGATGLLHIKEISNARVESLDTIFKVGQEIKVIIKEIDEYQNRMSFSIKALEEYPGENLEKLDQVMDNAEDRWEKAQNQSQAAPTPESA, translated from the coding sequence ATGTCTGATTCAACATCCTCCTCTAAGTCGGCTCAAGCTTTCTCTATGGAAGATTTTGAGAATGCCCTGCAAAAATACGACTATGATTTCGCTAAAGGGCAAAAAGTCCAGGGAACGGTAGTTCAAATTACCTCCGATGGAGCGTATGTTGATATTGGTGGGAAATCCCCAGGTTTTGTGCCGACTAATGAAGCTGCCTTGGGTTTTGTTGCTAACCTCGAAACAGTTTTACCTGTTGGTACAACCCATGAATTTATTATAATTCGTGAACAAGATTCCGAAGGACAAGTTACTCTTTCTATTCGTCAGCTATCTTTAGATAAAGCCTGGACAGAAATCAAAGAGATGGCAGACACTGGTAAATCAACTCAAATTAGGGTGACAGGGGCTAATAAAGGTGGAGTAACAGGGGAAGTTTCAGGGCTGAGAGCATTTATACCGCGATCGCATTTACAACAGCGTGATAATCTTGAATCTCTAACAGGACAACTTTTAACAGCTACTTTTTTGGAAGTAAATCAGGAAACTAGAAAGATTGTCTTATCCCAACGGGATGCTATGAGGGCTGTAGCTATGGATAGTATCGCAGCAGGCGCATTAATGTCAGGTAGAATTGTTAACATTAAGCCTTATGGTGTTTTTGTTGATCTAGATGGTGCTACAGGATTATTGCACATTAAAGAGATTAGTAATGCTCGCGTTGAATCTTTGGATACTATCTTTAAAGTAGGACAGGAAATTAAGGTAATCATTAAGGAAATTGATGAGTATCAAAATCGGATGTCTTTCTCAATCAAAGCTTTAGAGGAATATCCAGGTGAAAACCTTGAAAAACTAGATCAAGTGATGGACAACGCCGAAGATCGCTGGGAAAAAGCTCAAAACCAATCTCAAGCAGCACCAACCCCAGAATCCGCTTAG
- a CDS encoding carboxymethylenebutenolidase produces MVVEISSKWVKVKNQDLEIDAYIAMPELAGTYPAIIVIQEIFGVNEHIRDVSERIAKEGYVAIAPAIYQRLSPGFEVGYTDADMDIGRQYKSQTDAAELISDIQATINYLYSLPQVKKTGVGTIGFCFGGHVVYLAATLNDVAATASFYGAQIANWSPGDGEPTINRTKDITGTIYAFFGTEDPLIPNEQTDLIEAELKKQNIEHQVFRYQGATHGFMCDRRESYNPDATKDAWKKVLDLFSQKL; encoded by the coding sequence ATGGTTGTAGAAATATCTAGTAAATGGGTAAAAGTTAAGAATCAGGACTTGGAGATAGATGCTTATATAGCAATGCCAGAATTGGCAGGGACTTATCCAGCAATTATAGTAATTCAAGAAATATTTGGGGTAAATGAACACATCCGCGATGTGAGCGAAAGAATAGCCAAAGAAGGTTATGTAGCGATCGCCCCAGCTATTTATCAGCGTCTTTCCCCTGGGTTTGAAGTAGGTTATACAGATGCTGATATGGACATTGGCAGACAATATAAAAGTCAGACTGATGCTGCTGAATTGATTAGTGATATTCAAGCTACTATTAATTATCTTTATAGTTTGCCTCAAGTTAAAAAAACAGGAGTAGGGACAATTGGTTTTTGTTTTGGGGGTCATGTAGTCTATTTGGCAGCTACCCTAAACGATGTGGCTGCTACGGCTTCCTTTTATGGGGCGCAGATTGCTAATTGGAGTCCTGGAGATGGCGAACCCACCATTAACCGTACTAAAGATATTACAGGTACGATTTATGCCTTTTTTGGTACAGAAGATCCCTTAATTCCCAATGAACAAACCGATTTAATTGAAGCAGAATTAAAAAAACAAAATATTGAGCATCAAGTATTTCGTTATCAAGGCGCAACTCATGGTTTCATGTGCGATCGCCGTGAGAGTTATAATCCTGATGCAACTAAAGATGCTTGGAAAAAAGTGCTAGACTTGTTTAGCCAAAAGCTATAA
- a CDS encoding HisB protein, protein MQKCDRQLSTQNNSTVANDSLDQILNLTRSASVRRTTGETDVEVELNIDGSGKCQADTGIPFLDHMLHQISAHGLIDLKVIAKGDIEIDDHHTNEDVGITLGMALAKALGDRKGIVRFGHFVAPLDESLVQVALDFSGRPHLSYGLDIPTQRVGTYDTQLVREFFVAVVNHSQMTLHIRQLDGINSHHIIEATFKAFARAIRMATEVDPRRASTIPSSKGVL, encoded by the coding sequence ATGCAAAAGTGCGATCGCCAATTGTCTACCCAGAATAATTCTACCGTTGCTAATGATAGCCTTGACCAAATTCTAAACCTGACTAGAAGTGCCTCTGTGCGTCGTACCACAGGTGAAACAGATGTAGAAGTAGAATTAAACATTGATGGATCTGGTAAGTGTCAGGCGGATACAGGAATTCCGTTTTTAGACCATATGTTACATCAGATTTCTGCTCATGGTCTAATTGATCTCAAAGTCATAGCCAAGGGAGATATTGAAATTGATGATCACCATACCAATGAAGATGTTGGTATTACTCTAGGGATGGCGTTAGCTAAAGCCTTGGGCGATCGCAAAGGCATTGTTCGTTTCGGTCATTTTGTTGCCCCTCTTGATGAATCTTTAGTTCAAGTGGCTTTGGATTTTTCAGGTAGACCCCATCTGAGTTACGGTTTAGATATTCCTACCCAAAGAGTTGGTACTTACGATACTCAATTGGTAAGAGAGTTTTTTGTCGCCGTGGTTAATCATTCTCAAATGACTCTTCATATTCGCCAACTGGATGGGATCAATTCTCATCATATTATCGAAGCTACTTTTAAAGCTTTTGCTCGTGCAATCCGTATGGCGACAGAAGTAGATCCCCGTCGCGCTAGTACAATTCCAAGTTCTAAAGGAGTTTTGTAA
- a CDS encoding short-chain dehydrogenase/reductase SDR, protein MLDLTGKNAFVTGIANNRSIAWGIAQQLHKAGANIGVNYLADDQGRFEKKVKELVEPINPSIIVPCDVQNDELLDSMFQTIADQWGKLDILIHCLAFADKEDLTGNFSATSRAGFAKALDISSYSLNCLASRAKPLMTEGGSIVTLSYLGGVKVIPNYNVMGVAKSALEMSVRYLAAEFGPDNIRVNAISAGPIRTLASSAVGGIKDMIRHVEATAPLRRTVTQTEVGNTAAFLSSDLASGITGQIIYVDSGYEIMGM, encoded by the coding sequence GTGCTAGATTTAACTGGAAAAAATGCTTTCGTTACAGGCATAGCTAATAATCGTTCTATTGCTTGGGGAATTGCTCAACAACTACATAAAGCTGGTGCTAATATCGGTGTTAACTATCTTGCCGATGATCAAGGGCGTTTTGAAAAGAAAGTCAAAGAATTAGTTGAACCAATAAATCCTAGTATCATTGTCCCCTGTGATGTACAGAACGATGAATTACTAGATTCGATGTTCCAAACTATCGCCGATCAATGGGGAAAATTAGATATATTGATTCACTGTTTGGCTTTTGCCGATAAAGAAGACCTAACTGGAAATTTCTCTGCTACTTCTAGGGCTGGTTTTGCCAAGGCTTTAGATATTAGTAGTTATTCTCTCAATTGTCTTGCTAGTCGCGCCAAACCACTAATGACCGAGGGGGGTAGCATTGTTACCTTATCCTATTTAGGAGGGGTAAAAGTTATCCCTAATTACAATGTTATGGGGGTTGCCAAATCTGCCTTAGAAATGAGTGTTCGCTATTTAGCTGCGGAATTTGGGCCAGATAACATTCGTGTCAATGCCATCTCCGCAGGGCCAATTCGCACTTTAGCATCTTCTGCGGTGGGTGGAATTAAAGATATGATTCGTCATGTAGAAGCAACCGCGCCATTGCGTCGCACTGTTACTCAAACCGAAGTCGGCAATACAGCAGCCTTTTTATCTAGTGATTTAGCCAGTGGGATCACAGGACAGATAATTTATGTAGATTCAGGATATGAAATTATGGGAATGTAG
- the ntcA gene encoding nitrogen-responsive regulatory protein encodes MELPLTQHQPLVSVFRKLGRGSFPPVVENFERGKTIFFPGDPAERVYFLLKGAVKLSRVYEAGEEITVALLRENTVFGVLSLITGQKSDRFYHAVAFTSVELLSAPIEQVEKALQENPELSMLMLRGLSSRILQTEMMIETLAHRDMGSRLVSFLLILCRDFGVPTEEGIKIDLKLSHQAIAEAIGSTRVTVTRLLGDLRDKEMVVIHKKKITVHNPVALSQQFA; translated from the coding sequence ATGGAACTTCCCTTGACACAACATCAGCCCCTAGTATCAGTATTTCGCAAACTTGGTCGTGGTTCTTTTCCTCCAGTTGTGGAAAATTTTGAGCGTGGCAAAACCATATTTTTTCCTGGAGATCCCGCCGAAAGGGTCTATTTTTTGCTAAAAGGAGCAGTTAAATTATCCCGTGTATACGAAGCAGGTGAAGAAATTACCGTAGCTTTACTGAGAGAAAATACAGTGTTTGGTGTACTTTCCTTAATTACAGGACAAAAGAGCGATCGCTTTTATCATGCAGTGGCATTTACTTCGGTAGAATTGTTATCTGCTCCCATTGAACAAGTGGAAAAAGCTCTACAAGAAAATCCTGAATTGTCAATGTTGATGCTTAGGGGTTTGTCTTCCCGTATCCTACAAACCGAGATGATGATTGAAACTTTAGCACATCGAGATATGGGTTCTCGTTTGGTTAGCTTTCTTTTGATTTTATGTCGCGATTTTGGCGTGCCTACAGAAGAAGGAATTAAAATTGACCTAAAACTTTCTCATCAGGCGATCGCTGAGGCTATAGGGTCAACTAGGGTAACTGTTACTAGGCTATTGGGGGATTTACGGGATAAAGAAATGGTAGTTATCCATAAGAAAAAAATTACAGTTCATAATCCTGTCGCCCTAAGCCAACAATTTGCTTAA
- a CDS encoding resolvase RNase H domain protein fold protein has product MNIQNILGFDPGKDKCGVAVMSGDQLVTHQVIDTVNALALIQQLSQQWQIDLIVMGDGTTSKYWRDQIAASLSSELSIVTVDETNSTLEARDRYWLMYPPTGLQRLIPQGLRTPPRPVDDLVAILLIERYLFS; this is encoded by the coding sequence TTGAATATTCAGAATATACTGGGTTTTGATCCTGGCAAGGATAAGTGTGGTGTGGCAGTGATGAGTGGTGACCAACTAGTTACCCATCAAGTGATCGATACGGTTAACGCCCTTGCTTTAATTCAACAGCTATCCCAGCAATGGCAGATTGATTTAATTGTGATGGGAGATGGCACTACTTCTAAATATTGGCGTGATCAAATTGCAGCTAGTTTATCTTCAGAATTATCTATAGTAACGGTGGATGAAACTAATAGTACCCTAGAAGCGCGCGATCGCTATTGGTTAATGTATCCTCCCACAGGTTTACAACGTCTCATCCCCCAAGGTTTACGCACCCCACCTCGTCCTGTTGATGATCTTGTGGCTATTTTATTAATTGAAAGGTATTTATTTAGTTAA
- a CDS encoding LuxR family two component transcriptional regulator encodes MVLANKLELETIRVIIADDQEIVRQALKFQLATETQIKVIACVDNGMTALEKIAELSPDIIIIDLEMPTMDGITAIKQRPCSLSSN; translated from the coding sequence GTGGTGTTGGCTAATAAGTTAGAGTTGGAAACTATAAGAGTAATTATTGCTGATGATCAAGAAATTGTGCGTCAGGCTCTAAAATTTCAACTAGCAACGGAGACACAGATTAAGGTAATTGCTTGTGTAGATAATGGTATGACTGCTTTAGAAAAAATAGCAGAATTATCGCCAGATATTATTATAATTGACTTAGAAATGCCGACTATGGATGGAATAACGGCAATCAAGCAAAGGCCGTGCTCGCTTTCCTCAAACTAA